Genomic segment of Mucilaginibacter sabulilitoris:
ACCACCTTATGCGGATCATTTGTAAATTGCAGGTAACGTGCAACCATTTCATACATCGTTGCGCGATCCGGACCGGCTATTTCTACGATGCCATTAACAGGAGCGGCCAGCGCAGCTTCGGCAACAAACAAAGCCACATCATCTGAAGCAATGGGCTGGAATTTTACACTGGAAACATGTACTTCATCCCCTTTTGCAGCCTGGCTGGCTATACCTGGTATAAATTCCAGGAATTGTGTGCTCCGGATGATCGTGTAGGGTACTTTTGATCGTTTGATCAGGTCTTCCTGGACTTTTTTTGCCCGCATGTAGCCGATGGTTTGCATCAGGTCCGTTCCTACGATTGAAAGCGCCAGATGATGCTTTACCCCTGCGTTGATCTCTGCTGCCAGCAAATTGCGCCCGGATGTTTCAAAAAAATCCAGTACAGCCTGGTCTTCCCAGGAAGGTGCATTGGCCAGGTCAATAACAACTTCTGTATGATTCATTGCTTCGGCTAAACCTTCGCCGGTAATGGTGTTAATGCCGGTAGATGGAGAGGCGGCGATGACCTGATGTCCCGAACCGCGAAGATGTGCTACTACTTTGGTTCCGATGAGGCCTGAGCCTCCAATGACTACGATTTTCATGAGTTTGATTGATTAATGTTTTTGCATTAACAATTCAAATCAGATGCCATTCAAATAAATAATTACAAATCAGACAGATAAGTAAATTTGGGGCATTTGTTTTTCACTATATTTAGTGAAATTACTACTTGTCTCACTTAATTTAGGGAACGATGATCAGCTGAAATAGTCACTCTTGGTGATACCCAATTTTTTTATTTTAGAATGAAGCGTATTGCCGGGAATCTGCAAAATCTCGGCGGCGCCGCCCACGCCGGAAATTTTGCCGGAGCAGCGTTTCAATATTTCAATGATATAACTGCGTTCCACCTCTTCCAGCGGGCGGTTCAAAAGATGTGTCGATCCCGGCTGATCAATAGTCGTATTTTGTGGCAGGTGCACCTCCTGCAAAACGTCACCGGTGGTTAGCAGGATGCTGCGTTCTATTAAATGCTCCAGCTCACGCACGTTGCCCGGCCAGGTATAACTGCGCAATTGCTGCAGCACTTTTGGTGCGACCTTTCTGATCTTACGTCCGGTATTCCTGCTGTACTTTTGTACAAAAAAGTGGGTAAGCGCTTCGATATCCTCCGGCCGCTCGCGTAACGCAGGCAGGCTGACCGGGAATACATTCAGGCGGAAATACAGATCCGCGCGAAAACGGCCGGCCTTTACTTCTTCTTCCAGGTTGCGGTTAGTGGCGGCTATTAAACGAACATCTACCTTGATGGTTTGTTTACCCCCCAAACGTTCCAGTTCGCGCTCCTGGATCACGCGCAACAATTTGGCCTGTGCCTCGGGCGGCAGTTCGCCAACTTCATCCAGGAACAGCGTGCTGTTATTCGCCAGTTCGAATTTACCGATCCGGCGGTCAATAGCGCCGGTAAAAGACCCCCGCTCATGACCAAATAATTCGCTTTCTATTAAATTAGCCGGTAAGGCAGCACAGTTTACCTTTACCATTAATTTTTGATGACGCGGCGAGGCATTATGAATGGCCCTTGCGATCAGTTCCTTTCCGGTGCCTGTTTCGCCCAGTATCAAAACGGTAGTGTTGGACTCCGACACCAGCGACAGGAGCCGGTACACTTTCTGCATTTGCTCACCATTACCAATGATCTCGGTAAAGTTATAAATGGTTTTGATCTGCTCTTTCAGATAATCGTTCTCTACCTCCAATTGCTTTTTATAAGCCAGCAATTTTT
This window contains:
- a CDS encoding SDR family oxidoreductase; its protein translation is MKIVVIGGSGLIGTKVVAHLRGSGHQVIAASPSTGINTITGEGLAEAMNHTEVVIDLANAPSWEDQAVLDFFETSGRNLLAAEINAGVKHHLALSIVGTDLMQTIGYMRAKKVQEDLIKRSKVPYTIIRSTQFLEFIPGIASQAAKGDEVHVSSVKFQPIASDDVALFVAEAALAAPVNGIVEIAGPDRATMYEMVARYLQFTNDPHKVVSTGKFEYYGGAVSETALVPAGEAKLGTVTFEKWLSQQKLEA